ACCAATAAATCCGCTGAACGGACCATCTACAACCTTTACGGTTTCGCCTTTCATGAAAGACATGTTTGGTGCTTCTTCGTGGTGTTCTGCTTCGTCAACTCTACCAAGAATCCGGTTAATTTCTGACTGGCGCAAAGGCACCGGCACTTTTGAATTCCCTTCAGCGTTTCCTAAGAAACCAATCACTCCGGGAATACTTGTAATAATGTGTAAAACCTCACCTTTTGACAAATCAGCGGAAATGATAATGTATCCTGGAAAAAAGTTCTTTTCCCGAACTCTCTTCTTTCCATTACGCATTTCGTATATCTTCTCGGAAGGAATAAGAATCTGCGGAACGAATTCTGTGAGTTTCTGCCGTGTTATTTCATTCTCGATGTAGGACTTGATTTTTTTCTCTTGTCCTGACACAGCACGTAATACAAACCAATTTAATCCACTCATACCATTCAGGGGGTGTCGCTAAAAAATAACCTTAGAAAGACTGATAAAACAGTCTGAGTGCGTTTTCAAAAACAAAGTCCATTACTCCTACCACGAAGGCAAAAATAAGTGATCCAACAAGCACTAATGTTGTGTTCGCCTGAAGCTCGTTAAAGGGAGGCCACGTAACATGCTCGGTCATTTCTTCCCAAGACGCTTTTAGAAACGAAGTAAATTTATCCATTTTTGCTTTTTGCTTATGCACGGGTGGAGAGATTCGAACTCCCATCAACGGTTTTGGAGACCGCTATTCTACCCTTGAACTACACCCGTATGTCGTGCTACCCAATCTTTCGGGCTGCAAAGATACAAACTTATTATTATAAAAAACAAGTGCATTTCAAAAGAAATGCACTTGTTTTAAATCATTTATCTTGATTAATCAAGAATTTCTGTTACCTGACCTGCACCTACGGTACGTCCACCTTCACGAATCGCGAAACGAAGACCTTTTTCCATAGCAATTTTGCTGATCAATTTTACTTCGATAGTGATGTTGTCACCTGGCATAACCATTTCAACACCAGCTGGAAGCGTGATTTCTCCAGTTACGTCCGTGGTACGGAAGTAGAACTGAGGACGGTATTTGTTAAAGAATGGAGTGTGACGTCCACCTTCTTCTTTTGAAAGTACATAAACTTCACCTTTGAAAGATGCGTGAGGTTTAACTGAACCTGGCTTACAAATAACCATACCACGACGGATATCTTCTTTGTTAATACCACGAAGCAACAAACCTACGTTATCACCAGCTTCTCCACGGTCAAGGATTTTACGGAACATCTCAACACCTGTTACAGTTGATTTAAGACCTTCTGCACCCATACCCAAGATATCAACAGGCTCACCAGAGTTGATTACTCCACGTTCGATACGACCTGTTGCAACAGTACCACGACCTGTGATCGAGAATACGTCTTCAACTGGCATAAGGAAAGGAAGATCAGTCATACGTGGAGGAATTGGAATGTAGCTGTCAACAGCGTCCATCAATTCTTCGATTGTTTTAACCCATTTTTCTTCTCCATTCAATCCACCCAAAGCAGAACCTTGGATTACAGGAATGTTGTCTCCATCGTAATCGTAGAAGCTAAGAAGCTCGCGGATTTCCATTTCAACAAGTTCAAGTAGTTCAGGATCATCAACCATATCCACTTTGTTCATGAATACTACTAGTTGAGGAACACCTACCTGACGAGCCAAAAGAATGTGCTCACGAGTTTGTGGCATAGGTCCATCAGTTGCAGCAACTACAATGATAGCTCCATCCATCTGAGCAGCACCAGTAACCATGTTCTTCACGTAATCCGCGTGACCTGGACAGTCAACGTGTGCGTAGTGACGGTTTGCTGTTGCGTATTCTACGTGCGATGTATTAATTGTGATACCACGTTCTTTCTCTTCAGGTGCGTTATCAATTGATGAGAAATCACGAAGTACTGCTAAACCCTTTTTCG
The sequence above is drawn from the Dyadobacter subterraneus genome and encodes:
- the nusG gene encoding transcription termination/antitermination protein NusG, whose protein sequence is MSGLNWFVLRAVSGQEKKIKSYIENEITRQKLTEFVPQILIPSEKIYEMRNGKKRVREKNFFPGYIIISADLSKGEVLHIITSIPGVIGFLGNAEGNSKVPVPLRQSEINRILGRVDEAEHHEEAPNMSFMKGETVKVVDGPFSGFIGLVEEVFDEKKKLNVVVKIFGRNTPVELSYAQVEKDN
- the secE gene encoding preprotein translocase subunit SecE translates to MDKFTSFLKASWEEMTEHVTWPPFNELQANTTLVLVGSLIFAFVVGVMDFVFENALRLFYQSF
- the tuf gene encoding elongation factor Tu encodes the protein MAKETFDRSKPHVNIGTIGHVDHGKTTLTAAITTVLAKKGLAVLRDFSSIDNAPEEKERGITINTSHVEYATANRHYAHVDCPGHADYVKNMVTGAAQMDGAIIVVAATDGPMPQTREHILLARQVGVPQLVVFMNKVDMVDDPELLELVEMEIRELLSFYDYDGDNIPVIQGSALGGLNGEEKWVKTIEELMDAVDSYIPIPPRMTDLPFLMPVEDVFSITGRGTVATGRIERGVINSGEPVDILGMGAEGLKSTVTGVEMFRKILDRGEAGDNVGLLLRGINKEDIRRGMVICKPGSVKPHASFKGEVYVLSKEEGGRHTPFFNKYRPQFYFRTTDVTGEITLPAGVEMVMPGDNITIEVKLISKIAMEKGLRFAIREGGRTVGAGQVTEILD